From Coffea arabica cultivar ET-39 chromosome 2e, Coffea Arabica ET-39 HiFi, whole genome shotgun sequence, the proteins below share one genomic window:
- the LOC113730590 gene encoding uncharacterized protein: protein MEDWSKYAHSPAHLAVAKRDHAGLRKIVGALPHLAKAGEVNTEAESLAAELNADAVSAVVDRRDVPGRETPLHLAVRLRDPISAEILMAAGADWSLQNENGWSALQEAVCTREENIAMIIARHYQPLAWAKWCRRLPRIVASAGRIRDFYMEITFHFESSVIPFIGRIAPSDTYRIWKRGANLRADMTLAGFDGFRIQRSDQTFLFLGEGYSSEDGKISLPPGSLIVLAHKEKEITNALEGAGVQPTEAEVAHEVALMSQTNMYRPGIDVTQAELVPHLNWRRQERSEMVGPWKAKVYDMLHVMVSVKSRRVPGAMTDEELFSVNDDERVANGGEHDEYDDVLTAEERKQLDSALRMGNPEGPCEEEETEVQDLHENSDGGSFENCDPNGVTKEKKSWFGWNKKGGKNTGDDPEDSKIVKKFSKLAPEDSKLRPNESHRSTSEFPREDAGEIKKSKDKSNKKKKKKGAASESKNESEYKKGLRPVLWLTPDFPLKTEELLPLLDILANKVKAIRRLRELLTTKLPTGTFPAKVAIPIVPTIRVLVTFTKFEELQPTEEFCTPPSSPVHFHDAKSEVSSSWLSWMTGSRGGQSSDSESRSFREEIDPFHIPPDYAWVDANEKKRRMKAKKAKSKKHKKHVASRNPETGRHSSEDI from the exons ATGGAAGATTGGTCTAAATATGCCCATAGTCCTGCTCATTTGGCTGTTGCTAAACGAGACCATGCTGGGCTAAGAAAGATCGTGGGGGCTCTTCCACACTTGGCGAAAGCGGGGGAGGTAAATACTGAAGCTGAGTCTTTGGCTGCTGAGCTTAATGCCGATGCAGTCTCAGCTGTTGTAGATAGGCGGGATGTTCCAGGGCGTGAGACCCCTTTGCACCTCGCTGTTAGGCTGAGGGATCCCATTTCTGCTGAGATTTTGATGGCGGCCGGTGCTGATTGGAGTCTTCAAAATGAGAATGGGTGGAGCGCGCTTCAAGAGGCTGTTTGTACTAGGGAAGAGAATATTGCTATGATAATTGCCAGACATTACCAACCTCTTGCTTGGGCAAAATGGTGCCGTAGGCTTCCTAGGATTGTGGCTTCAGCAGGCAGGATAAGGGATTTTTACATGGAGATAACCTTTCATTTTGAGAGCTCAGTCATACCATTTATCGGTAGAATTGCCCCTTCAGACACTTACAGGATTTGGAAACGGGGTGCTAATCTCCGTGCTGATATGACCCTTGCAGGATTTGATGGCTTTCGCATTCAACGCTCTGatcaaacttttctttttctgggaGAGGGATATTCATCAGAAGATGGCAAAATATCTTTGCCTCCTGGTTCACTGATTGTGCTTGCTCATAAGGAGAAGGAGATTACAAATGCTTTGGAAGGAGCTGGTGTGCAACCAACAGAAGCTGAAGTTGCGCATGAAGTGGCCTTGATGTCTCAAACGAACATGTATAGGCCAGGAATTGATGTTACTCAAGCTGAGCTTGTTCCCCATTTGAACTGGAGGCGACAGGAGAGGAGCGAGATGGTTGGACCCTGGAAAGCCAAGGTCTATGATATGCTACACGTGATGGTCAGCGTGAAGTCAAGAAGAGTTCCTGGAGCCATGACTGATGAGGAGCTTTTCTCAGTGAATGATGATGAGAGGGTCGCCAACGGTGGCGAACATGATGAGTATGATGACGTATTAACAGCTGAGGAAAGAAAGCAATTAGATTCTGCACTTCGCATGGGGAATCCAGAGGGGCCTTGTGAGGAAGAGGAAACTGAAGTTCAGGATTTGCATGAAAACAGCGATGGTGGTTCCTTTGAAAATTGTGATCCCAATGGTGTtaccaaagaaaagaaaagctggtTTGGCTGGAACAAGAAAGGCGGAAAGAACACCGGAGATGACCCTGAAGATTCAAAGATAGTTAAGAAATTCTCGAAGTTGGCTCCTGAAGATAGCAAGCTGAGACCCAATGAGAGTCATAGATCAACATCTGAATTTCCAAGGGAGGATGCTGGCGAAATTAAGAAGAGCAAGGAtaaaagcaataaaaagaagaagaagaaaggtgcTGCTAGTGAGTCTAAGAATGAAAGCGAATACAAAAAAGGTTTAAGGCCCGTTCTGTGGTTGACACCAGATTTCCCTTTGAAAACAGAAGAACTCTTGCCCCTGTTGGATATATTGGCCAATAAGGTGAAAGCAATCAGAAGATTGAGGGAGCTATTGACTACTAAATTACCTACTGGCACATTTCCTGCTAAG GTTGCCATTCCAATAGTACCAACCATCAGGGTCCTTGTTACGTTCACGAAGTTTGAGGAGCTTCAGCCAACAGAGGAGTTCTGCACCCCTCCTTCCAGCCCTGTGCATTTCCATGATGCTAAGTCTGAGGTGTCTTCCTCGTGGCTTTCATGGATGACAGGTAGCCGTGGTGGTCAATCAAGTGACAGTGAAAGCCGAAGCTTCCGGGAGGAGATTGACCCTTTCCACATACCACCTGACTATGCTTGGGTTGATGCTAATGAGAAAAAACGCCGAATGAAAGCCAAGAAAGCAAAGAGCAAGAAACACAAAAAGCACGTTGCTAGCAGAAATCCAGAGACTGGACGTCATTCAAGTGAGGATATTTGa